GCACAGCAATGATGGCGGCCATCAGTGTTGCTCGAAGCAGTTGCGGACTGATAAATGGTTTGAAGGTGTCCTTAAGGAGCGTGACGCGAGTAAAATATGGCGCAGTATCTGCAACAGTACCGCAGACGAGTTTGCATCGGTCGTGCCGCTGGTACTCTGTCAGCCACCTGTCCGTTAAAGAGAGGATTGACCAGAAGCGACAGGCGGCACTGCAGGGGGGAGGTCAGCAAAGGATAGAGGCACAACATAAAAGGGTAAAATCAGCTAACGCAGACTGAGGctgttattttttatattaacacatatttcttttaattgtttaataTCATATGCTTCAAATGCATTGGCAGCCAGGAGGTTGGTGTTTTAAATGTCAGGCTCAGGggcttgtttgttttgctggtctctgtcacacacacacacacacacacatgtaagtAACTCTTAAactaaagtttattattatcattgttattatttgttttagCCCTGAAAgggttaattttatttaaacaaaaaacttcacaataacaaatgtttttaaggTATATgtaatgatttattttatgagattGGGTTAAACCTCTGACAATAAGCAGCTCACAAACTGGTAAGGGATTAAATAATAAGACCTGACAAATTAAGGAAGTAAACTCCTATAAAGAGGCAGCTTTGCTTATGATATTCAACACTTGGAACACTGATCTAAAGCAACCAGACATTTCAAAACCATAGCTTTTGCAGTGTGGCTGGCAAACTTTCTGATGGGTGACATATCTGATGCATGACTGTAATAAATTTACCATTGTGATGCGGTCCAGGGTAAGCTGACAGCCAGGGAGCGAGTGCAACTACTGCTTGACCCTGAATCCTTTGTAGAGACAGACATGTTTGTGGAACACCGTTGTGCCGACTTCGGCATGGAGCAGGACAGAAACAAGGTAACAGGTCGCGCACAAATACCTCTTGCAGCAGCATGTTTGTTATTTTGCAAcattttcagtgaattttgatcattttttctCTCAAAGTTCCCCGGTGACAGCGTTGTGACAGGCCGAGGTAGAATCAATGGCAGGCTCGTTTATGTTTTCAGTCAGGTACAGTTTTCATTCATTGTACAGAAAACCTACATGTGGCAAAGCGTGGCAACTCGATTTTATGTGACATTCTCTTTGTCTTGCAGGACTTCACAGTTTTTGGCGGAAGTCTGTCCGGAGCTCATGCACAGAAGATCTGTAAGGTATACAGATGTTTCACAGTAACATTAAACATCATGCTTGTCAGCTGTGAGCAAGTTAGCATCTGTATGGGTGTGTTTGTCTTTGGTCATCTCCTCATTTGATGTACCACTTTTAAATCAAATTTGTGGTCAGATCATGGACCAGGCAATGACAGTCGGGGCTCCGGTAATCGGGCTGAACGACTCTGGAGGAGCTCGGATCCAGGAAGGAGTGGAATCTCTGGCTGGATATGCAGATATATTCCTggtatttaatttatatattgtTGTGCAGaccttttcatgtaaatcaatTTAAAATGTCAAGCTTTGCACCTGACGATTTTTGAGCTCAGAAGCTTGAAGCCCTACATTTTTGTGGGTTTAACATTTCACATAAATGGCGGGAGTCATGTCCGTAAACTCATCATCAACAGCTGGTGTCGTATTTCTGACACTGTACGTGTTCTTGTTTCCAGAGGAACGTGATGGCTTCAGGAGTCATCCCTCAGATCTCCCTCATCATGGGTCCGTGTGCAGGAGGAGCCGTGTACTCTCCTGCTCTCACAGATTTCACCTTCATGGTTAAGGTATGTAGCTGACACAGTAAAATCCACTGTAGGTAAAATATTAGTTTTATGCTATTTAAGCTGCAAGAAATATGAAAAAGTCCTGAAATATTTCCAAATTGGCATGCAAATGCTATTTTGTGTTTAGAGAAGAGATGCATTCAATTCCAATatgcacagaaacatttgtgtttgtgtgtttaggACACGTCATACCTGTTCATCACAGGGCCTGATGTTGTCAAGTCTGTCACCAATGAAGATGTGACTCAGGAGGAGCTTGGTGGAGCCAAAACTCACACCACCGTGTCCGGTCAGACTCTTTTTAGATATGTGGATGTTGAAGAGTTTTGTAAACCAAGCTGTAGCAATCACTGGTGCTTTACCAGCACTGGCTTTAGGTTTGTCACATTTACCAGTCTGAGCCGGTCTTGAGccacccttcatttctttatgtttttcttcCAAAGGAGCCAGGCTTTACTTATATTTGTTTAAAGTGGTCGTGAGCAGTAGTTTTCCAGGATTTCTGGtgtttttcaaagttttctttagacattggctgctttttctctcattttcagtcctGACTTTTTTAAGAGAATCTTTTTAACACTTTGGCAGGCATAAAATTGTATGTTTTGCACTAAGAAGTGATTCCCAAAAACTGAATAAGTGTAGAACAAAACAAGAAATAGCAGGCCTAAAAACTATCTGCTGCAATTAAACTGTATGTGAAAATCACGTCATTAAGAAATTGGAAAAAAGAGACCTGACACAGTTTActgccatctgtaaaacacagtggaggatCATTCGTGGTTTGGGgatgcatttcagccagtggtttTGGAGATTTTGTCtgaattgatggaattatgaacacagaaaatgaATGTAGTGCATGATGGATCCATCGTACAtgaccatctggaaagcatctgattggcatgaACTTCATTTTTTAGTACAACGGTGATCCCTGCCAATTCAATAAAAGCATACctaaatagaaaacacacaatggaacccAGGCCTCAACCTTATTGAAGCAGTATGGGAGAATGTTGACAGAGAATTGAACAAAAAGctgccaacatccaaagaagagctttgaatgtccttcaggaaTTCTGAAGACTACTTACTTAAGTTCATGCCatgttgaaaaataaaggtagtcataccaaatattgactttcaggcTTGTTAGAATTGTGCAAACCTGCTTTTGCTTTatgcagtttgttttcattcttgTTTGCATGTTTCTTTTGCCCATTTTCCCAGCACAATATACAGAAATGAGGGGTGGTTaaagactttttcacagcatctttttaaatctgtttaGCAAATGAAATCTAATCAAGGATTACTGCTCACGTCAGGATGTTTAACTCATCTGAGAGAAGCTCTCGTTAAAATGTCTTATTGCTTTTTCATAGGTGTGGCTCACCGTGCTTTTGAGAATGACATTGAGGCTTTGCTCAACCTGCGAGAGTTTTTCAACTTCCTGCCACTTAGCAATCAGGATCCCGCACCCATCAGGGAGTCCCATGACTCTAGGTAGGCAGTCACCTTTGCCCTCATTGAACTAATCACAAATCCCCTCCTTTTTTGTCTGATATCTCATTCGTTTTTCAGCGACCGTCTGGTACCATCATTGGACAACATCGTCCCGTTAGAGTCAACTAAAGCCTACGACATGTTGGACATAATTCATGCAGTATGCGCACAAACATACACCTTCTAACGTGTACCACAACATCTCATTTCCTTTTTgcgtgtgtttaaaaaaaaaaagttctcttTCTCAATCAGATAGTAGATGAGAGGGACTTCTTTGAGATCATGCCCAACTATGCCAAAAACATTGTGGTGGGATTTGCCCGTATGAATGGGCGCACTGTGGGCATTGTGGGTAATCAGCCCAAAGTAGCTTCAGGTAAGAAAAATATGTGAATAGCtaacagttaaaaacaaaaaactcaatCCATTCAGTCCATTTTGTACTTGTCTTGTTTGTCAGGCTGTTTGGACATCAACTCCTCAGTGAAGGGAGCCCGATTTGTTCGCTTCTGTGATGCTTTCAACATTCCCATCATCACGTTTGTGGACGTGCCAGGCTTCCTGCCAGGTATTCTTAGATAATATCCCCATGCATGTACACACAGGCTGCAGTTGTGTGCAGCGCATGTTTGTCATGCTGAAGGTCATGACTTAATCGGTTTAGTTTAACGACCAGTGATTCTCTGATGAGCCAGATGAGACTgaacagaccacctgcagaaaATCTGATAGTCTGAACCCCCATCCAATAGAACTGCTGTGTTTTCTCTCAACAGGCACAGCTCAGGAGTACGGAGGCATCATCCGACACGGAGCCAAACTGCTTTTTGCTTTTGCAGAGGCCACTGTCCCAAAAATAACCATCATTACCAGAAAGGTGTGTGAGGTTCCTCTTGCACATCTGGCTCAGCTGTTTGTTGCATAATGCCCTGCCTACAAAAAGCACTTCCAAGTTCAGTAAAATGAAACTGCCACGTTGAACTGCGAGCAGTGATGATAACTCAATACCCCAGTGGTTTTTCAGAATAAAACCCTCTGTAATAATTTCACTGGAATCTTTTGTCTGAATcagctacaaaaaaaaaagttaacttCGCATTTAATCAGTTTTGATTCTTTTACATCTGCATTCATTTACTGTCTGAAATGCTGCTTGTTGCTGAATTAATCCTTTTATTTTGGTCTTTGCATCCCAGGCGTACGGAGGAGCCTATGATGTGATGAGCTCAAAGCACTTGAGAGGAGACGTGAACTACGCCTGGCCTACAGCTGAGGTCGCTGTCATGGGTGCCAAGGTACACGTTACATctaggttttttgtttgtccctttctctctgcttcctttatttttagtgttaccttcttttttttttcctcagggtGCCGTTCAGATTATCTTCAGAGGAAAGGAGAACCAGGCAGAAGCAGAGGCTGAATACGTGGAGAAGTTTGCTAACCCTTTCCCAGCTGCTGTCAGAGGTaaatctgcttttctttttcgaCTGTTCCTGCTCTTTATCTGCTGACAGTGTATACGCCAACAAACCGAGTACATCTTTATCCGACTGTGCTCGTTTTAGGTTTTGTGGATGACATCATCGAGCCAGCGACAACTCGCAAAAAGATCTGCCAAGATCTAGAGGTGCTGGCCAGCAAGAAGCAGGTCAACCCCTGGAAGAAGCACGCCAACATTCCTCTGTGAAAATGTTCTCCACACTAACACTATGGAAAGGCATTTGTATtgacttttacatttcaaatgaaaTTGGGTTTTTTGCAGACAGCAGATCAGCAAACTCAGTTTTCACTGTTTTCTCTCACCCACCTTTAACGGTACCTCGTGACATTGGGAGCCTGTCTAGTAGATTTAGTTTACCACTCCACTGCAAGCAGCAAATGAAGATCACTCCTGATTTCTGTTAAGTATAATTGATTTTGTATTTGGAGGAAATACTAGAGCACTCGCAACAAAATCAGGATGTGTATCTTTACTACTTTATAGTTTATATTAAATCCCTAAAAACATCTGAAATAAATGACCCTGTAGTCACACACAGTGGCCATATTGGCAACTACTGTTGATATGGCTATCTAAGAAGCCAGAGTTTTGGTGTTAGCAGCAAATGCAAACATAGTAACGTTTGTTATCATGTGCAATGTTTTCAGAGTTGTTCATATACTATATCAGTTTTTTACAGTTCGGTGCTTTCAAAAGGCACTTAAAACATTTGATGTCCTCCATTTAGGTCAAGGAGACGTCCTCACCAACAGGAACTGTGCCTTTTCTCTGTGGCAGGCTCTGTACTGTCATCTGTAAAATAAATCATGGCCTCAATATACTgcgtatttattcattttttttcttcttagttTTAAAAGTCATGATTCCCAGAGACGCTGGATCATATCTGGTGGAATCTCAGACATTGTTTTAAGTGTGCATGATCAGATCCAGCTCCCACAACAGACACACAACGGGATGGAGCTGGTGTAGTTTCATGGTTTATGGGTAAATGGTAATAGCTGAACCGGTCACACAGTTTTCAACAACTTAAAGGGCATAAAGTCTGAGGGCCAGCCCTTGTACAAAATTGATCAACTATACCTCAAAttttgcctttttgtttttgattgaaTTTAGTTTGTTTCCATAGTCAATTTTTGTTTAGTCTTTAAGCATAGTTGGATGAGTCTGATGTGGAAGAACCTGACAGGCCTGCACAGAGCTCTCACCTCAACCCCCATCAAACAGCTTAAGCTTGAACTAGAATGGATACTGTGAACCAGGACATCTCACCTAACATCCATGTCCGACCTCACAAATACTCTTCTAGATGAATGGGTGGCTTAAGACTGTTGTCTGTATATTCAATAAATCCATATTGTGGTTTTAAGGAAGGTTAACTGTTCATTCTTCACATTAAACACACAAGTGGAAAGCTGTATCTGACAACAACAGACACTAGCCCATGAATTGAttacagattttattttattaaaaagaatttaagttcacagaaaaaaaacaaacaggcttTTACAGTATTTTGGGGCAAATGATGTCAACTGCACTGCAGAAAAGATCCAATTGTCTTTGATATTTACAGGACTGCAAACCAGCCAGTGAATAAAGGTTGTAAATATTGAGCTGGGGGAGGGGCATGGCTGAACACATTCAAAACACATTCAGACAAATCTGTCATACATAAAGATCCATCACTGCACTGGATATGAACAACAAATCTTCCATCTTCTGAATCTGTTGACACTGATTGCAGGTAGCAAAATGTTTTCACCTGTAAAATGACCAAACTGAAGAGATAACCTGTCGTAATACTGAACTGCGAAATGATTGCAATCAGACCTACAGCGCGTGGAAGCTGGTATCATCGGTATCCTATGACTTACAGGTGTGGAGGGGAGGGGCTAGAATATACTTTTTAGTATGTAGGCCACAATTTGGCAACAAACAAGGTACATATCCAAGAAAAAGCTGTACAAAcatcagacaaaaacaaaaacacacttgATTTAAAACTTTAGTACTAAAGCTACAGAATTGAAAATATGtttactgtcttttttttaaaactttttttttaattagttcaAAAAGCCGTTATTTAGGGGTTGGAGGGTTGTGTGTGCAGAAGATTTGAGGAGGTGTGGATTCTCTCCGTGGTCGGTCAGATGTGCACCTTCACTGTTAAATAACACCACTCTCTCTTTGCTTTGacaccacatgcacacacgGCAGCTACATCACGTCCTCCAGGTCGGTGTACAGCTGTTGACCTCTGTGTGCACGTTCCACTGCCTAACCGGGGTCACCACCAACACTTCACACGCATATCACGCACCAGCACCAACACATACGACGACTCAGAGATGGCAGAGAGAGGAGACGGGGCAGTTGGTGGTATTAAGAGCAAAGATATAGAACATTTAGTTGGATTTAAGATGGGGTGAAGTGCAACACCAAAAGAGGGGGGTGGGGGCTGTACAGAGTGTTACGCTGCAGACTGGGAGCCCAAGCAAACAACTGTACATGTGTGTAACGGGGGAGGCGAGGGGGGAGGGTTGTAAAAACTGCGAGTACTCGTCGGCCGGCTGCAGGATTATGCAGCCAGAGCGCCATCAGAGGTACTGCTAACAAGTGCTAAACCAACAGgctgaagaggaagaggaggaagaataCAAGCAGGACAAGGCTCTTGAATAGTTCAGACTACACTGTGGATCCTCCGATCCGCCTGACTGAAGAGGGCGGATCCTCGCCTCCAGGTGAGATCCTGCAGTTTCAGAAGATCCTCTTGAAAAGCATCCTTCCATCATGTCttacagagaaagaaaagtacttcaaaaatgattttttttcttcatcttacGAGTCTTGATTGGCAGGTGATCTGGGCTAAACCTTCCTCTTCCATTTACTCTTGATTAGCATCCTGATCTTAGGATCTTTTCCAGTTTCCAGATCAGAACATGGGCATGCTGAATCCCTGGAACAATGAAGATGAGAAAGTCAGAAAACCCTTCCCGAAAAAAAGTACATGCtctatataaaaagtgcggcaGTGTTTGCTCTTTTGCTACTTAAGTTCACTTCATATGCAGGGACTTTAAAAACTCACCTTTATGTCTGTACTGTGAAAAAGCCAAAACACTTTCAGAATAACTTCATGAATTTTTAATCAGTGAAACTGAATTTGATGCTTGAAATTGTTGGTTTGCTTAGCCATTTCTAAGATCAAAAGTTCTTAATTAACACGAGAAATAACTAAATACACTTTGATGCCAGAATTTTGGTAAAAATATTCCAAATGTGAGCAGGTGTTATTGTTTCAATGGCAACTTTTCAGAAACTATTCATCCAACTTTAATCAAATTGTGCTGATTGATGAAATGCATCTATTTGACCTCTACTCTGGCTTTGGATTTGACCTTCTTAGAAGCAGGAACTGAAATCTGCTGGTGCAAATTAACAgtacttatttttaaaacatactAAAATAATACTTTTCATTATTAAATAGTCTGTTTGTGGAACATCTATAAGTGAAACCTGCATGTCTATATGTCATAATATTGTGTGTGCATTGTTAGATCGAAAGCACATatgtaggggaaaaaaagcctttGTTTAAATTACTGAATGGGGCAAACTACATAAAGACCTTTAACTGCTCagctaaagtaaaaaaataagtaaCCATAAACAGATGACATAGAAGACATAAGCTTATAATCTGTGATTAATGCACATGAGTGTAACGTATGAAAAAATTATATATCTTGGAAATGTTAGCCAATCAGATATATTTTAAACAGAAGCTGAAATTTGTTGACCAGTGTAACGTTAGAGAAAGGACTTCTTTAAATCagtttttctgtgcttttgaAAGCTTAATTTCTCCTCTTATCCTTCATTACCTATAGTCTAACTTATTactactttatttttattttgttcagttttcttttcgATATTTAGTTGGCAAATCATCACTTACCGACTCGTCTTCAATCATTGCTGCAGAGTCAAAGAAGTCTGGTCTTAATTCCGCTCTTTCACGTCTGTTCCTTGAAGGTGGCTATAAAAGGTCAAATATGTTTTAAGAAGCCATGTCAGAACCAGAAcgagaaagaaaaaactgaaatctcATATCAACTAAATGAATAGTTTATAACTGACCAGGTCGATCACCATGGTGTCTTCAAACTCCTCGTTCATGTCCTCCAGCTGGCCCcgtgatgacatcatcacatcTTCAAAGATCGGCTCTGCGTCATCCTCCATCAGCCCACGCCTGAAAGGGAATGCCAGGTTACGATTATCATGGTTACTGTGACTTTTAGGGTGGATAAAAGTTTGGACAGAATTTGTGTTTCCATTTTTACCCAACATCTTCACACTACACTTACGGTTTATGAGCaaaacacacacttacacagtcTGCCGGACACCCTGATTGCTGCGAGACTTGATGTAGTTCATGGCTGTTCGGTCCTTCCTATTCACCTCTTCTATCTTCTGCTGGCCGAGCCATGACATCTGCATCTGAGGACTGAGGACAAACGAAGACACATGTCCATTAgttctgctgctgtcttgtaattttaaaaactgGGCTAACGTTTCTATGTGCATCTGCACCTACGGACAACATGTGCATGAACCCACTTGTGTACGAAATCGTTCTCTGATCCTGGCTCTGAGTCTGGGTCAGGCATGTGCTCTGCTGGTCTGTTCTCTCTGAGGACTGTTGAGGTGAGCTGAGGAGTCTGAAGTGCCCCAGGTGTCTGTAGGGTGTCATTGCGCATCATCCACGAGCCCTCTACACTACTCTCCTCTGAATATGAAGCAAACAGAGTAATTTCAGTTTCAGCAGGAGGAGTAAGTGTCTCATCTCCTGTAAGAGATAAAGTTCAGTTAAGCCACCCCAATAAAATGGGTAATCCTTCATCTCTGCTCACCCTCAATACGTTTCTTGTGGAGTGGCGGTCGACCCTTCTTGCTGCGGACTGAGCCGGTCTTGCTGCTTGAGCCTGACGTAACAGACATGTGGTCCTCGTCTCCTCCGGTCAGCAGGCTGTTTCTGTAGGAAATCAGCGGCAGCCACACGTCCTCCCGACGCTCTGACATCGACTCTGACATGAACTTCTCCAGGTACGAGTGGCTGTGGAGGCAGCAGCATTTTATAGCAttatcctttttctttttaattaataaaatacgGGCTGGAGTGTTAGTGGCTCCATAGTGTGGTTTACACCATTGCCTAACAAGCTAAAGATTGCTGGTTTGGTCCCggaaggagacacaaatcccgtTGGGGTTTTGTCGGGAAGGCCATCCAGCATAAAAACTGTGCCgaatcaaacatgtggagctaCCAGCTGCGGGGACCCCTTGTGAATAATGGAGCAGGGGAAGATAGGTATATAAAAGCTGGAGTATTAGCTGATGATAAATTGGATAGAAGTacttacactgtctttttgTCCTGGCGGATTAATTTCGAGGAGAATTCACTCAGGACTTCCAGGAAGGCCAAGTTTATAGGAGGAAACTCTGGTCCTCGAGGATTCTGGTACTTAAATGCAAACTCTATTCCATCCCTGACACAATGGAAAGAAcaacagagaggagaaacaatGAGAGATGGCAATAAAGAAAGCAACACCAAGTTACACGAGTACTAAAACTTTACAAACAGTTGGTGTATATAACAAAGACTCTTTTAACCTCAATCTACCCTTATTAATTATTAACGGTGTA
Above is a window of Oreochromis niloticus isolate F11D_XX linkage group LG19, O_niloticus_UMD_NMBU, whole genome shotgun sequence DNA encoding:
- the pccb gene encoding propionyl-CoA carboxylase beta chain, mitochondrial produces the protein MMAAISVARSSCGLINGLKVSLRSVTRVKYGAVSATVPQTSLHRSCRWYSVSHLSVKERIDQKRQAALQGGGQQRIEAQHKRGKLTARERVQLLLDPESFVETDMFVEHRCADFGMEQDRNKFPGDSVVTGRGRINGRLVYVFSQDFTVFGGSLSGAHAQKICKIMDQAMTVGAPVIGLNDSGGARIQEGVESLAGYADIFLRNVMASGVIPQISLIMGPCAGGAVYSPALTDFTFMVKDTSYLFITGPDVVKSVTNEDVTQEELGGAKTHTTVSGVAHRAFENDIEALLNLREFFNFLPLSNQDPAPIRESHDSSDRLVPSLDNIVPLESTKAYDMLDIIHAIVDERDFFEIMPNYAKNIVVGFARMNGRTVGIVGNQPKVASGCLDINSSVKGARFVRFCDAFNIPIITFVDVPGFLPGTAQEYGGIIRHGAKLLFAFAEATVPKITIITRKAYGGAYDVMSSKHLRGDVNYAWPTAEVAVMGAKGAVQIIFRGKENQAEAEAEYVEKFANPFPAAVRGFVDDIIEPATTRKKICQDLEVLASKKQVNPWKKHANIPL